A genome region from Bradyrhizobium commune includes the following:
- the miaA gene encoding tRNA (adenosine(37)-N6)-dimethylallyltransferase MiaA, with amino-acid sequence MSKGHSTKAVLIAGPTASGKSALALELALATGGVVINADSMQVYRDLHIITARPTRAEEARAPHRLYGHVDAAVNFSAGAWVSDAAKALAEAQAQGQMPIFIGGTGLYFKALTAGLSVVSPIPAEVREGVRARLEQNGVEALHAELARRDPRAAERLNLRDRSRIARALEVVEATGRSLLDWHHEGQPPLLPKDSFRAVFLAPERDELYARIDARFDAMLGAGALKEVERLAARGLDPLLPAMKAHGVPALVRHLRGELGLEEAARVGRADTRHYAKRQFTWFRHQLPEFEWVKPVEARGWLAAAANAARDPG; translated from the coding sequence GTGAGCAAGGGGCATTCAACCAAGGCCGTGCTTATCGCAGGCCCGACCGCCAGCGGCAAGTCGGCGCTGGCGCTGGAGCTCGCGCTCGCCACCGGCGGCGTCGTGATCAATGCCGATTCCATGCAGGTCTATCGCGACCTCCACATTATCACAGCGCGCCCCACCCGGGCCGAGGAGGCCCGCGCCCCTCATCGTCTCTATGGCCATGTCGATGCCGCCGTGAACTTTTCCGCCGGTGCCTGGGTGAGCGATGCGGCGAAGGCGCTCGCGGAAGCACAAGCGCAGGGACAGATGCCGATCTTCATCGGCGGCACAGGACTATATTTCAAGGCACTGACGGCGGGGCTCTCCGTGGTGTCGCCGATCCCCGCAGAGGTGCGCGAGGGCGTCCGCGCGCGGCTGGAACAGAACGGCGTCGAGGCACTGCACGCTGAACTCGCGCGCCGCGATCCGCGCGCGGCCGAGCGATTGAATCTGCGCGACCGCAGCCGGATCGCGCGCGCTCTCGAAGTGGTCGAGGCGACCGGGCGATCGCTGCTCGACTGGCACCACGAGGGCCAGCCGCCGCTGTTGCCGAAGGACAGTTTTCGCGCGGTGTTTCTCGCCCCCGAGCGTGACGAGCTCTATGCCCGCATCGATGCCCGTTTCGACGCCATGTTAGGTGCCGGTGCACTGAAGGAGGTCGAGCGGCTCGCCGCGCGCGGCCTCGACCCGCTGCTGCCGGCCATGAAGGCCCACGGCGTGCCGGCGCTGGTCCGCCATCTGCGCGGTGAACTCGGCCTGGAGGAAGCCGCAAGGGTTGGCCGGGCCGACACCCGCCACTACGCCAAGCGCCAGTTCACCTGGTTCCGGCACCAGCTGCCGGAATTCGAGTGGGTGAAGCCGGTGGAAGCGAGGGGCTGGCTCGCAGCCGCGGCGAATGCGGCGCGGGACCCCGGCTGA
- a CDS encoding acetolactate synthase 3 large subunit gives MSDKSHDPNQMTGAAMIVRALIDHGVTDIFGYPGGAVLPIYDEIFQQSEVQHILVRHEQGAGHAAEGYARSTGKPGVALVTSGPGATNMVTPLTDALMDSIPLVCISGQVPTHLIGNDAFQECDTVGITRPCTKHNWLVRDVNDLAKVLHEAFYVATTGRPGPVLVDVPKDVQFATGTYHPPRKSDVHRSYAPRVKGDATQIRKAVSLLANAKRPVIYSGGGVINSGPEATKLLRELVEVTGFPITSTLMGLGAYPASGKNWLGMLGMHGTYEANMTMHDCDVMLCVGARFDDRITGRVDAFSPGSKKIHIDIDPSSINKNIRVDVPIIGDCGNILGDILQVFKAEAKKPDVKAWWQQIAQWRARNSLYYKKSNDVILPQHAIQSLFEATRGKDTYITTEVGQHQMWAAQFYGFEEPHRWMTSGGLGTMGYGLPAAIGVQVAHPDSLVIDIAGDASVQMTMQEMSTAVQYELPIKIFILNNQYMGMVRQWQQLLHGNRLSHSYSEALPDFVKLAEAYGGVGLQVHKPADLEGAIKEMISVKRPVLFDCRVAALENCFPMIPSGKAHNEMLLPEQANDEATAKAFAGGKALV, from the coding sequence ATGAGTGACAAGAGCCACGATCCGAACCAGATGACCGGCGCCGCGATGATCGTTCGTGCGCTCATCGATCACGGCGTGACCGATATTTTCGGCTATCCCGGCGGCGCGGTGCTTCCGATCTATGACGAGATTTTTCAGCAGAGCGAGGTCCAGCATATCCTGGTCCGCCACGAGCAGGGCGCGGGCCACGCTGCCGAAGGCTATGCGCGCTCGACCGGCAAGCCCGGCGTCGCGCTGGTGACCTCCGGCCCCGGCGCCACCAACATGGTGACGCCGCTGACCGACGCGCTGATGGACTCGATCCCGCTGGTCTGCATTTCCGGCCAGGTGCCGACGCACCTGATCGGCAACGACGCGTTCCAGGAATGCGACACGGTCGGCATCACGCGCCCCTGCACCAAGCACAATTGGCTGGTGCGTGATGTCAACGATCTCGCAAAAGTCCTGCACGAAGCCTTCTACGTTGCGACAACGGGCCGTCCGGGCCCGGTGCTCGTCGACGTGCCGAAGGACGTGCAGTTTGCGACCGGCACCTATCATCCGCCGCGCAAGTCCGACGTGCACCGCTCCTACGCACCGCGCGTGAAGGGCGATGCGACGCAGATCCGCAAAGCCGTCTCGCTGCTCGCGAATGCCAAGCGTCCGGTGATCTACAGTGGTGGCGGCGTGATCAACTCCGGCCCCGAGGCGACCAAGCTGCTGCGCGAGCTGGTCGAGGTCACCGGTTTTCCGATCACCTCGACGCTGATGGGGCTGGGCGCATATCCGGCGTCGGGCAAGAACTGGCTCGGCATGCTCGGCATGCACGGCACCTACGAGGCCAACATGACCATGCATGATTGCGACGTCATGCTGTGCGTCGGCGCGCGCTTCGACGACCGCATCACCGGGCGCGTCGATGCGTTCTCGCCGGGCTCGAAGAAGATCCACATCGACATCGATCCATCCTCGATCAACAAGAACATCCGCGTCGACGTGCCGATCATCGGCGATTGCGGCAACATCCTCGGCGACATCCTCCAGGTATTCAAGGCGGAGGCGAAGAAGCCCGACGTCAAGGCGTGGTGGCAGCAGATCGCGCAGTGGCGTGCGCGCAACTCGCTCTATTACAAGAAGAGCAACGACGTCATCCTGCCGCAGCACGCGATCCAGAGCCTGTTCGAGGCGACGCGCGGCAAGGACACCTACATCACGACCGAGGTCGGTCAGCACCAGATGTGGGCGGCGCAGTTCTACGGTTTCGAGGAGCCGCATCGCTGGATGACGTCGGGTGGTCTCGGCACCATGGGCTATGGCCTGCCGGCCGCGATCGGCGTGCAGGTCGCCCATCCCGACAGCCTCGTCATCGATATCGCGGGCGACGCCTCGGTGCAGATGACGATGCAGGAGATGTCGACGGCGGTTCAGTACGAATTGCCGATCAAGATCTTCATCCTCAACAACCAGTACATGGGCATGGTGCGGCAGTGGCAGCAGCTGCTCCACGGCAACCGCCTGTCGCATTCCTACTCGGAGGCGCTGCCGGATTTCGTCAAGCTTGCGGAAGCCTATGGCGGCGTCGGCCTCCAGGTGCACAAGCCGGCCGATCTCGAGGGCGCGATCAAGGAGATGATCTCGGTCAAGCGCCCGGTGCTGTTCGACTGCCGCGTCGCGGCGCTGGAGAATTGCTTCCCGATGATCCCCTCCGGCAAGGCGCACAACGAGATGCTGTTGCCGGAGCAGGCCAACGACGAGGCGACCGCAAAAGCGTTCGCCGGCGGCAAGGCGCTGGTGTGA
- a CDS encoding threonine dehydratase, with the protein MFDLKELERAHAIVGEAVPATPARGWPLLAARLGTEIVVKHENHTPIGAFKVRGGLVYLERLKRERPNVSGIISATRGNHGQSLAFAAGRHGVPAVIYVPRGNSVEKNRAMKAFGAELVEHGEDFQAAREEAERRAQFAGLHMVPSFHPDLVLGVATYALELFGSAPDLDVLYVPIGQGSGICGCIMARDLLGLKTEIVGVQSTEAPSYALSFAAGKIVATETSNTLADGMATRIPDADAFALIRKGASRIVQVTDDEVAAAIRAYWTDTHNLAEGAGAAALAAALQEKSKLKGRRVGLVLSGGNIDFDLFRRWVGTDAPAMA; encoded by the coding sequence ATGTTCGACTTGAAGGAGCTCGAACGGGCACATGCGATCGTGGGGGAGGCGGTGCCGGCAACGCCGGCACGCGGCTGGCCGCTGCTCGCCGCGCGACTCGGCACCGAAATCGTGGTCAAGCACGAGAACCACACGCCGATCGGCGCCTTCAAGGTGCGTGGCGGGCTGGTCTATCTCGAGCGGCTGAAGCGCGAGCGGCCTAACGTTTCCGGCATCATCTCGGCGACGCGCGGCAATCACGGCCAGAGCCTGGCCTTTGCCGCTGGTCGACACGGCGTGCCCGCGGTGATCTACGTGCCGCGCGGTAATTCGGTCGAGAAGAACCGGGCGATGAAGGCGTTTGGCGCCGAGCTGGTCGAGCACGGCGAGGACTTTCAGGCTGCGCGTGAGGAAGCCGAGCGTCGCGCGCAGTTCGCAGGTCTCCATATGGTGCCGTCGTTCCATCCGGATCTGGTGCTGGGCGTTGCGACCTACGCGCTCGAGCTGTTCGGGTCCGCGCCCGATCTCGACGTTCTCTATGTGCCGATCGGGCAGGGCTCCGGCATCTGCGGCTGCATCATGGCGCGCGACCTGCTTGGCCTGAAGACCGAGATCGTCGGCGTGCAATCGACCGAAGCTCCGTCCTACGCGCTGTCGTTTGCGGCGGGCAAGATCGTGGCGACCGAGACCAGCAACACGCTCGCCGACGGCATGGCGACGCGAATTCCCGATGCGGATGCGTTTGCGCTGATCCGCAAGGGCGCCTCGCGCATCGTGCAGGTGACCGACGACGAGGTCGCTGCCGCGATCCGCGCCTATTGGACCGACACGCACAATCTCGCCGAAGGCGCCGGTGCTGCCGCACTCGCCGCGGCGTTGCAGGAAAAGAGCAAGCTGAAGGGCAGGCGCGTCGGTCTCGTGTTGTCCGGCGGCAATATCGATTTCGATCTGTTCCGCCGTTGGGTCGGGACGGACGCGCCAGCGATGGCGTGA
- the ilvN gene encoding acetolactate synthase small subunit: MNQPASAYFIEDRHDPNETHTLAVLVQNEPGVLARVIGLFSGRGYNIESLTVSETEAQKHLSRITIVTTGTPMVIEQIKHQLDRMIPVYQVVDMTQTKRSIERELAMVKVRGQGEHRVEALRLADAFRARVIDATTESFVFEITGNTDKINQFIDLMRPLGLVEVSRTGVAAIGRGPEGM, encoded by the coding sequence ATGAACCAGCCCGCATCCGCCTATTTCATCGAGGATCGCCACGATCCCAACGAAACGCACACGCTCGCGGTGCTGGTGCAAAACGAGCCCGGCGTGCTCGCGCGCGTCATCGGCCTGTTCTCGGGCCGTGGCTACAACATCGAGAGCCTCACGGTCTCGGAGACCGAAGCCCAGAAGCACCTGTCGCGCATCACCATCGTCACCACGGGCACGCCGATGGTGATCGAGCAGATCAAGCACCAGCTCGACCGCATGATCCCGGTCTATCAGGTCGTCGACATGACGCAGACCAAGCGCTCGATCGAGCGCGAGCTCGCCATGGTGAAGGTGCGCGGGCAGGGCGAGCACCGCGTCGAGGCGTTGCGGCTCGCGGATGCGTTCCGCGCCCGCGTGATCGACGCCACCACCGAGAGCTTCGTGTTCGAGATCACGGGCAATACCGACAAAATCAACCAGTTTATCGACCTGATGCGACCGCTCGGCCTTGTCGAGGTGTCGCGCACCGGCGTGGCCGCGATCGGTCGCGGGCCTGAAGGGATGTGA
- a CDS encoding class I SAM-dependent methyltransferase, whose protein sequence is MLARDWYYNERNRMGIEPAVASIYDAHDDADLRARAALKMLGVQRGWRIADIGCGNGVLATEAALMGAEVDAIDISPAMLALAEIYARDRKAPVRTQSAGLLSFSYRPESYDLIVSEFTLHHLPDFWKVVAMSRIFRALKPGASFYLRDIVYASMPDAVERDVEQWADYQIKNHDFSRENVVTHMRDEYSTFGWVMERMLIDVGFTLVSADYHAPMHGTYLLRKPKAGEQG, encoded by the coding sequence ATGCTGGCGCGCGACTGGTACTATAACGAGCGGAACCGGATGGGCATCGAGCCCGCGGTTGCGTCGATCTACGACGCCCATGACGATGCCGATCTGCGGGCGCGCGCCGCGCTGAAAATGCTGGGGGTCCAGCGCGGCTGGCGCATCGCCGATATCGGCTGCGGCAACGGCGTGCTGGCGACCGAAGCCGCGCTGATGGGCGCCGAGGTCGACGCCATCGACATCTCCCCGGCGATGCTGGCGCTCGCCGAGATCTACGCCCGCGACCGCAAGGCGCCCGTGCGCACGCAATCGGCCGGCCTGCTCAGCTTCTCCTACCGGCCCGAGTCCTACGATCTGATCGTCAGCGAGTTCACGCTGCATCATCTCCCGGATTTCTGGAAGGTCGTGGCGATGTCGCGGATCTTCCGTGCGCTGAAGCCGGGCGCGAGCTTCTATCTGCGCGACATCGTCTATGCTTCCATGCCCGACGCGGTCGAGCGCGACGTCGAGCAATGGGCCGACTACCAGATCAAGAACCACGATTTCTCGCGCGAGAACGTGGTGACGCACATGCGCGACGAATATTCCACCTTCGGCTGGGTGATGGAGCGGATGCTGATCGATGTCGGCTTCACGCTGGTCTCGGCCGATTACCACGCGCCGATGCACGGCACTTATCTCTTGCGCAAACCGAAAGCCGGCGAGCAGGGCTGA
- a CDS encoding EamA family transporter, with translation MKPADILIALMVAIIWGLAFVASRIALDEFSPELMTAMRFTIAAVPCLFIPKPKVAWSFLIAISFTLFLGQFLSQAYGIAHGVPVGLTSVVVQSQALFTIGFAALAFGERPTPAQTLGIVVAAAGLLMICGTVGYDFSITAFAVLMISPISFAIGNLLLRGARGVPMFDLFAWLCLATAVPLFALTLVLNGPAPTWQSLIHMSLTGLICLLMIGAISTSIAYWLWGRLLRDYPAAQVVPFALLVPFVGSAASSIVFGERFGPLRLAGMLSVIGGIAVMVLARRPQPLAKTA, from the coding sequence ATGAAGCCGGCCGACATCCTCATCGCCCTCATGGTGGCGATCATCTGGGGGCTTGCCTTCGTGGCGAGCCGGATCGCGCTCGACGAGTTTTCGCCGGAGCTGATGACGGCGATGCGCTTCACTATCGCTGCCGTGCCGTGCCTGTTCATTCCCAAGCCGAAGGTCGCCTGGTCGTTCCTGATCGCGATCAGTTTTACGCTGTTTCTCGGCCAGTTCCTCAGTCAGGCCTACGGCATCGCTCATGGCGTGCCGGTCGGGCTGACCAGCGTCGTGGTGCAGAGCCAGGCGTTGTTCACGATCGGCTTTGCCGCGCTCGCCTTCGGCGAACGCCCGACGCCTGCCCAGACGCTGGGGATCGTCGTCGCGGCGGCTGGCCTCCTGATGATCTGCGGCACTGTCGGTTATGATTTCAGCATCACGGCGTTCGCGGTGCTGATGATCTCGCCGATCAGCTTTGCGATCGGCAACCTGCTGCTGCGCGGCGCGCGCGGCGTGCCGATGTTCGATCTGTTCGCCTGGCTGTGCCTTGCGACCGCGGTGCCGTTGTTTGCGCTGACGCTGGTCCTCAACGGCCCCGCGCCGACCTGGCAGTCGCTGATCCACATGTCGCTGACGGGCCTGATCTGCCTGCTGATGATCGGCGCCATCTCAACCAGCATCGCCTATTGGCTATGGGGCCGGCTGCTGCGCGATTATCCCGCAGCGCAAGTCGTGCCGTTTGCGCTGCTGGTGCCGTTCGTCGGCTCGGCCGCCTCCAGTATCGTGTTCGGCGAACGGTTCGGGCCGTTGCGGCTCGCCGGCATGTTGTCCGTGATCGGCGGCATCGCGGTGATGGTGCTGGCGCGGCGTCCGCAGCCGCTCGCGAAGACGGCGTGA
- a CDS encoding LysE family translocator: MANSLFYAFLAFMVVMYFTPGPNNIMLLASGLTYGFRRTIPHIAGIVIGFAFMVAAVGLGLGTVFLAYPILQTILKYAGAAYLIYLSAVIAFSGPAKPGEADGRGPMTFWGAAMFQWINAKGWVIVIGTITAYTAIARFPINIVIQTLISLLVGTVSTVLWAFFGTALRPVLTSERLVRAFNILMAILLLASLYPVFMDA; the protein is encoded by the coding sequence ATGGCCAACTCACTCTTCTATGCGTTCCTCGCCTTCATGGTGGTGATGTACTTCACCCCCGGGCCGAACAACATCATGCTGCTGGCCTCGGGCCTGACCTACGGCTTCCGGCGCACCATCCCCCACATCGCCGGCATCGTCATCGGCTTCGCCTTCATGGTCGCCGCGGTGGGGCTGGGGCTTGGCACCGTGTTCCTGGCCTATCCGATCCTCCAGACCATCCTGAAATATGCGGGTGCGGCCTATTTGATTTACCTCTCCGCCGTGATCGCTTTCTCCGGCCCGGCCAAGCCGGGCGAGGCGGATGGTCGTGGTCCCATGACCTTCTGGGGCGCGGCCATGTTCCAGTGGATCAACGCAAAAGGCTGGGTAATCGTGATCGGCACCATCACCGCCTATACGGCGATTGCCCGGTTTCCGATCAACATTGTGATCCAGACCCTGATCAGTCTGCTCGTGGGCACGGTCTCGACCGTGCTCTGGGCGTTCTTCGGCACTGCACTACGGCCGGTGCTGACCTCCGAGCGGCTGGTCCGCGCCTTCAATATCCTGATGGCGATCCTGCTGCTCGCCTCCCTCTACCCCGTTTTCATGGATGCATGA
- the ilvC gene encoding ketol-acid reductoisomerase has protein sequence MRVYYDRDADLNLIKGKKVAIVGYGSQGHAHALNLKDSGVKEVAIALRKDSGSVKKAEAAGFKVMEVADAAKWADLVMMLTPDELQGDIYREHLHDNMKKGAALVFAHGLNVHFNLLDPRADLDVLMIAPKGPGHTVRSEYQRGGGVPCLIAIAKDVSGNAHDLGLSYASAVGGGRAGIIETTFKEECETDLFGEQVVLCGGLVELIKGGYETLVEAGYAPEMAYFECLHEVKLIVDLIYEGGIANMNYSISNTAEYGEYVTGPRIVTAETKAEMKRVLADIQGGKFARDWMLENKVNQTSFKATRAKLAQHPIEEVGAKLRDMMPWIKKGALVDKSKN, from the coding sequence ATGCGTGTTTATTACGATCGCGACGCCGACCTGAACCTGATCAAGGGCAAGAAGGTCGCCATCGTCGGCTATGGCAGCCAGGGCCACGCCCATGCGCTCAACCTGAAGGACTCCGGCGTCAAGGAGGTGGCGATCGCGCTGCGCAAGGACTCCGGCTCGGTCAAGAAGGCGGAAGCTGCCGGCTTCAAGGTGATGGAAGTTGCTGACGCCGCCAAATGGGCCGACCTCGTCATGATGCTGACCCCGGACGAGCTCCAGGGCGACATCTATCGCGAGCACCTACACGACAACATGAAGAAGGGTGCCGCCCTCGTGTTCGCGCACGGCCTCAACGTCCACTTCAACTTGCTCGACCCGCGCGCCGACCTCGACGTGCTGATGATCGCGCCGAAGGGCCCCGGCCACACCGTGCGCTCGGAATATCAGCGCGGCGGCGGCGTGCCCTGCCTGATCGCGATCGCCAAGGACGTCTCGGGCAACGCCCATGACCTTGGCCTGTCCTATGCCTCTGCTGTTGGCGGCGGCCGCGCCGGCATCATCGAGACCACGTTCAAGGAAGAGTGCGAGACCGATCTGTTCGGCGAGCAGGTGGTGCTCTGCGGCGGTCTGGTCGAGCTGATCAAGGGCGGTTATGAGACCCTGGTCGAGGCCGGCTACGCCCCGGAGATGGCCTATTTCGAGTGCCTGCACGAAGTGAAGCTGATCGTCGACCTGATCTATGAAGGCGGCATCGCCAACATGAACTACTCGATCTCCAACACCGCCGAGTATGGCGAGTACGTCACCGGTCCGCGCATCGTCACCGCCGAGACCAAGGCCGAGATGAAGCGCGTTCTCGCCGATATCCAGGGCGGCAAGTTCGCCCGCGACTGGATGCTCGAGAACAAGGTCAACCAGACCTCGTTCAAGGCGACGCGCGCCAAGCTCGCCCAGCACCCGATCGAGGAAGTCGGCGCGAAACTCCGCGACATGATGCCCTGGATCAAGAAGGGCGCGCTGGTCGACAAGAGCAAGAACTAA
- a CDS encoding SDR family oxidoreductase: protein MKSVVVTGASTGIGWAIAKFLIGRGYRVFGSVRKRTDADRLKGEFGENFTPLLFDVTDEAAVLAAARQVREALAGETLAGLVNNAGIAVAGPVLELSADDFRRQMDINVIGPVIATQAFGPLLGADPSLKGPKGRIVMISSVAGKNGNPLSAPYCTSKHAVEGLSESLRRELMLFGIDVIIVAPGAVKTPIWSKAEEIDLTVYKNSPYLPALNKVMAFMMSLGATGLPAERIAEVVFEALTAASPKVRYQITPDWLRHFMTTALPKRTVDRIIAKRLGLLPQG, encoded by the coding sequence ATGAAATCTGTCGTCGTCACTGGCGCGTCCACCGGCATCGGCTGGGCCATTGCGAAATTTTTGATCGGGCGCGGCTATCGCGTCTTCGGCAGCGTCCGCAAGCGGACCGACGCCGACCGGCTGAAAGGTGAGTTCGGCGAGAACTTCACGCCGCTGCTGTTCGACGTCACCGATGAGGCCGCGGTGCTGGCTGCCGCGCGCCAGGTGCGCGAGGCGCTTGCCGGCGAGACGCTGGCGGGCCTCGTCAACAATGCCGGCATCGCAGTCGCGGGTCCAGTGCTCGAATTGTCGGCCGATGACTTCCGTCGCCAGATGGACATCAACGTCATCGGCCCGGTGATCGCGACGCAGGCCTTCGGGCCGCTGCTCGGCGCGGACCCGTCGCTGAAGGGGCCGAAGGGGCGGATCGTGATGATCAGCTCGGTCGCGGGCAAAAACGGCAATCCGCTGTCGGCGCCTTACTGCACCTCCAAGCACGCCGTCGAGGGCCTCTCGGAGAGCCTGCGCCGCGAGCTGATGCTGTTCGGCATCGACGTCATCATCGTCGCGCCCGGCGCGGTAAAGACGCCGATCTGGAGCAAGGCCGAGGAGATCGATCTGACCGTCTACAAGAATTCGCCCTACCTCCCGGCGCTCAACAAGGTCATGGCGTTCATGATGAGCCTCGGCGCGACCGGCCTGCCGGCCGAGCGGATTGCCGAGGTCGTGTTCGAGGCCCTTACGGCAGCAAGTCCCAAGGTGCGCTACCAGATCACGCCGGACTGGTTGCGGCATTTCATGACCACGGCGCTGCCCAAGCGCACGGTCGACCGCATCATCGCCAAGCGGCTCGGGCTGTTGCCCCAGGGCTGA
- a CDS encoding ferric reductase-like transmembrane domain-containing protein has product MSERQSWFEGWRLLAVLAVSLIALSLWIASMRQFEVEGVRMVIRFTARSSLLLFCLAFGAAALARLWPNAWTRWQRRNRRYLGLSFAASHTIHAVAIVVFAKLDPAGFAEATSPASYIFGGIGYAVIIAMSATSFDRTVALLGPRAWRALHLVGGYYLWFQFMVSFGKRVPTLPAYAAFLIPLLAVMALRMMAMAAHPRRRTAAAG; this is encoded by the coding sequence ATGTCCGAACGTCAAAGCTGGTTCGAGGGCTGGCGGCTGCTTGCCGTCCTCGCCGTGAGCCTGATCGCGCTCAGCCTGTGGATCGCCTCGATGCGGCAGTTCGAGGTCGAGGGCGTGCGGATGGTGATCCGCTTCACGGCGCGGAGCTCGCTGCTGCTGTTCTGCCTCGCTTTCGGTGCCGCCGCGCTAGCGCGGCTCTGGCCCAATGCCTGGACGCGCTGGCAGCGTCGCAACCGCCGCTATCTGGGCCTGAGCTTTGCGGCCTCGCATACCATTCATGCGGTTGCGATCGTCGTGTTCGCGAAATTGGACCCGGCCGGCTTTGCCGAGGCGACCTCGCCCGCCTCCTACATCTTCGGCGGCATCGGCTACGCCGTCATCATCGCCATGAGCGCGACCTCGTTCGACCGCACCGTCGCGCTGCTGGGACCCCGCGCCTGGCGCGCGCTCCACCTCGTCGGCGGCTATTATCTCTGGTTCCAGTTCATGGTGTCGTTCGGCAAACGCGTGCCGACGCTGCCGGCCTACGCCGCGTTCCTCATTCCGCTGCTCGCTGTAATGGCGCTGCGGATGATGGCGATGGCCGCCCATCCGCGCAGACGGACGGCCGCGGCGGGCTGA
- a CDS encoding TetR/AcrR family transcriptional regulator, with protein MPARQTSKPPARRQTAAARPYHHGDLRRVLIDAALQLAAEGAEVSVREAARRAAVSPGAPFRHFPNRDALMAAVAEEAQRRFRVVIEAVLAEAPPADPLARFRAFGLAYLRWAMRNPAHFEIISTGRYFVHGSSAELTRDNAELVALTERMLADAAEQGLLRSTDLKRILIAGRALIYGFARMNLDGHFPRWGVREGEIEWMAEGVIDLFIAGISKR; from the coding sequence GTGCCCGCCCGTCAGACCTCCAAACCCCCCGCCCGTCGCCAGACAGCCGCAGCGCGGCCCTATCATCACGGCGACCTCCGCCGCGTGCTGATCGATGCTGCGCTGCAACTGGCGGCCGAGGGCGCCGAGGTCTCCGTGCGCGAGGCCGCGCGTCGCGCGGCGGTGTCACCGGGGGCGCCGTTCCGGCACTTCCCCAACCGCGACGCGCTGATGGCGGCAGTGGCCGAGGAGGCGCAGCGGCGCTTTCGTGTCGTGATCGAGGCCGTACTGGCAGAAGCGCCGCCAGCCGACCCGCTGGCGCGCTTCCGCGCCTTTGGCCTGGCTTATCTGCGCTGGGCGATGCGCAACCCCGCGCATTTCGAGATCATCTCGACGGGGCGCTATTTCGTCCATGGCAGCTCGGCCGAGCTCACCCGCGACAATGCCGAGCTGGTCGCTCTGACCGAGCGGATGCTGGCTGACGCGGCCGAGCAGGGCCTGTTGCGATCAACCGATCTCAAACGCATCCTGATCGCCGGCCGCGCGCTGATCTACGGTTTTGCCCGGATGAATCTCGATGGCCATTTCCCGCGCTGGGGTGTGCGGGAGGGTGAGATCGAGTGGATGGCGGAAGGCGTGATCGATCTGTTCATCGCCGGGATCAGCAAGCGCTAG
- a CDS encoding ABC transporter substrate-binding protein, with amino-acid sequence MDRRTFLLVTGSVPIWTTRALAQAARPAIGFLASGSPATFVTVVTGFLEGLKAAGLVEGSNVAIEYRWAQGQFNRLPELADELAQKQVSVIVTMGGNVAALAAKRATSAIPIVFLTGDDPVSTGLVESLNRPGGNVTGVTWLAGELGAKNLELVSELVPAATTIGVLVNPNRPTADAQLASAKDAAKAIGKTLLVLKASQRDDIDQAFAEIAQMRVEALFVTVDPIFIVNRVQIIEAAAKQRLPTLYFQREFVDLGGLMSYGASAHDASRLVGGYAARIVKGAKPADLPVQRSTKVETIVNLRTARSLGVTIPPALLARADEVIE; translated from the coding sequence ATGGATCGACGCACATTTCTTCTCGTGACCGGCTCCGTGCCGATCTGGACGACCCGGGCGCTCGCGCAGGCCGCGCGGCCGGCCATCGGATTCCTTGCCAGCGGTTCGCCGGCGACTTTCGTCACGGTGGTGACCGGCTTCCTTGAGGGTCTCAAGGCCGCCGGGCTTGTTGAGGGCAGCAACGTCGCCATCGAATATCGTTGGGCGCAGGGGCAGTTCAATCGGCTGCCCGAGCTCGCGGACGAGCTTGCTCAAAAGCAGGTCAGCGTAATCGTCACGATGGGCGGCAACGTGGCCGCGCTTGCGGCCAAGCGGGCGACGTCTGCCATTCCGATCGTTTTCCTCACCGGGGACGATCCGGTGTCCACCGGGCTGGTCGAAAGCCTGAACCGGCCCGGCGGCAATGTCACGGGCGTGACCTGGCTCGCCGGCGAGCTCGGCGCCAAGAATCTGGAGCTCGTCAGCGAATTGGTGCCGGCTGCGACGACGATCGGCGTGCTGGTGAATCCGAATCGCCCGACCGCTGACGCCCAGCTCGCAAGCGCAAAGGACGCAGCCAAGGCGATCGGCAAGACGCTGCTCGTGCTCAAGGCCAGCCAAAGGGACGATATCGACCAGGCCTTCGCCGAGATCGCGCAGATGCGGGTCGAGGCGCTGTTCGTCACGGTCGATCCGATCTTCATCGTCAATCGCGTCCAGATCATCGAGGCGGCTGCAAAGCAGCGGTTGCCGACCCTGTACTTTCAGCGGGAGTTCGTCGATCTGGGCGGGCTCATGAGCTATGGCGCCAGCGCGCACGATGCGTCACGTCTCGTCGGCGGCTATGCGGCCCGTATCGTCAAAGGTGCCAAGCCGGCGGATCTCCCCGTTCAGCGTTCGACCAAGGTCGAGACAATCGTCAATCTCAGGACCGCGCGATCCCTCGGCGTGACAATTCCACCGGCCTTGCTGGCTCGTGCCGACGAAGTCATCGAATAG